The Daucus carota subsp. sativus chromosome 2, DH1 v3.0, whole genome shotgun sequence genome includes a window with the following:
- the LOC108207344 gene encoding uncharacterized protein LOC108207344, protein MSNDDSSGKSWHLFTSEDLIQGYKPKSVRKRKNSAEKENIRGNSNKRFTYPLSPLTPTSLHSDISNCNEAGRQPIISPTDISNRSTAYKTADQKVFLPSRTPLSNITNKLEESTKRDGRPYGGISKFKAPETTRNLFAPEDPPSADTQKYLQDDENECSTIADPVFSDSSDSDYLSGYSSTDDDYIPGVELDSDSDNEQRLNSPKEKPIPEEYDTLGAPEAICSKCNARLWKEERTNKNVTKGIPIFSIYCKKGNVVLPPTPPTPAYLMHLYSSKECGPEFNRSIRLYNAMFAFTSSGGNVDHSINCGRGPYIYRLNGQNHHVFGQLIPDDGKEPAYCQLYIYDTANEVNNRLRWVNVADQQSVDTDVIQGLIQMLDETNELVAKFRTARDRWEANDLVDLKVELKICRSQSGRENHISPSDEVAGIMVASCGNTTAERDIIVEKKFGGLQRISYIHPKLMALQYPLLFPTGEDGYHNRIPFQSAEVGSNKEKDMISMKDYYSYRFQVRDNEGLTPRLGGRLFQQYMVDAFSSIEQTRLWWFRTHQTVLRNELYTHICDSVRNGDGQSSNVGKGVILPAGYVGSKRYMQQNFQDALAVCRHVGHPDVFLTMTCNSWWDEIQKMMPYVPGCIPSNSPDIISRVFRLKLEQLTNDVKKKSQFGKCVAVMYVVEFQKRGLPHVHMLIWLDAPSKKYLKENVDKFVSAEIPDPDIDPVGYAAVKAYMMHGPCGLQNPKSPCMKNFKCIRHFPKKYCPRTIFDDSGFPVYMRRKQKITVHVHKADLDNQWVVPYNRDLLGHDTATVQITGKRRRHQNLNADQPIDEIQAYFDGRYVCGAEAAYRIFGFPIHHRTLSVERLPFHLPGLKNCTFHASEPLHRVLEREKDRPSKLEAFFILNRFDPTARKYTYDEIPQHFVWNDSLRKWTPRKRGMQIGRLSYTHHSSGEVWYLRMLLTKVRGPTSFEDLKTVDGVLLQSFRDACKEYGLLDDDKEWHDVLNQCSVGGLAPQIRQLFVHIIVNCKVTDIATLWTNHWKQMVDDILLQRRLLSENHNLQLNDLQLQFYALAEIDDLLRAIGKSLKTYSQLPQPPLSYLHHGTNNLIIEETNYNLADLKAEHENLISKCNEEQLNVYGKVLDSVKSNEGGLFFVYGSGGCGKTFLWRTLIAKLRSEGDIVLPVASSGIAATLLPGGRTAHSRFKIPIVLDDFSLCNIGHNSDIAELIRQTKLIIWDEAPMQHRYAFECLDRSLRDIMKSVDPVRATLPFGGITVVLGGDFRQILPVITQGDRGEIVSACITRSRLWSICTIFLLSKNMRLNQGQSQEEIDELIKFAQWVLDAGDGKLPSPDKLLFSTVKEDDILIPSQFCDVEKVNTVENMISSTFPDFAQKGTDPRYLSERAILTPTNQTVSSLNSLIVQKLPGQSVSYFSVDKAEEFGGTEAEMNSAFPTEYLNSINLPGMPPHDLKLKVGVVVMLMRNLNQTLGLCNGTRMIITKCLKFCVECEVICGSFVGTKHYIPRMELCPSDTRMPYKLIRKQLPLQICYAMTINKAQGQSLEKVGLFLPKSVFTHGQFYVAVSRVTSPQGLQIFIDNESGEPTNVTQNVVYKEIFYSLPKC, encoded by the exons ATGTCTAAT GACGATAGCTCAGGTAAGTCGTGGCATCTGTTTACATCTGAAGATTTGATACAAG GCTATAAACCAAAGTCTGTAAGGAAACGCAAGAATAGTGCTGAGAAAGAGAATATTCGCGGGAATTCTAATAAAAGGTTTACGTACCCATTGAGTCCACTCACGCCTACTTCTCTTCACTCTGATATTTCTAACTGTAATGAGGCAGGTCGTCAACCCATCATCTCACCTACAG ATATAAGCAACAGGAGTACTGCCTATAAAACAGCAGACCAAAAAGTTTTCTTGCCATCAAGGACTCCGCTATCTAACATCACTAACAAATTGGAAGAGAGTACTAAAAGAGACGGAAGGCCATATGGTGGTATTTCAAAATTCAAGGCACCTGAAACCACTAGGAATTTGTTTGCACCCGAAGATCCTCCTTCTGCTGATACTCAGAAGTACTTGCAGGATGATGAGAATG AGTGCTCTACTATTGCTGACCCTGTTTTTTCTGATTCTTCAGATAGTGATTACTTAAGTG GTTATTCGAGTACTGATGACGACTACATACCTGGTGTGGAATTAGATTCTGACTCTG ACAATGAACAACGGTTAAATTCACCAAAGGAAAAGCCAATACCTGAAGAGTATGACACACTTGGTGCTCCCGAAGCCATATGTTCAAAATGCAATGCGAGGTTGTGGAAAGAAGAACGCACAAACAAAAATGTGACGAAAGGAATTCCAATTTTCTCAATTTATTGCAAGAAGGGTAATGTTGTGCTTCCACCAACTCCACCAACTCCTGCTTACTTAATGCATTTATATTCGAGCAAGGAATGCGGTCCTGAATTTAACCGTAGCATCAGACTATACAATGCCATGTTTGCTTTTACTTCCAGTGGTGGCAATGTTGATCATTCTATCAACTGTGGTCGAGGTCCTTATATCTACAGACTCAATGGTCAGAATCACCATGTGTTTGGGCAGTTAATACCGGATGATGGGAAAGAGCCGGCATACTGTCAGCTCTATATTTATGATACAGCTAATGAAGTCAATAATAGGCTACGCTGGGTTAATGTTGCTGATCAGCAGAGTGTTGACACAGATGTCATTCAAGGACTGATACAAATGTTGGATGAGACCAATGAATTGGTTGCAAAATTTCGTACAGCTAGAGATCGCTGGGAGGCAAATGACCTGGTGGACCTAAAGGTAGAGCTGAAGATTTGTAGATCACAAAGTGGAAGAGAGAACCATATTTCACCATCTGATGAAGTTGCCGGTATAATGGTTGCTAGCTGTGGTAATACCACAGCTGAACGTGATATAATTGTGGAGAAGAAATTTGGCGGATTACAAAGAATATCATATATTCATCCGAAACTCATGGCTCTACAATATCCGCTTCTTTTTCCTACTGGCGAGGATGGTTACCACAATAGGATACCTTTTCAAAGTGCCGAAGTAGGTTCAAACAAGGAGAAAGATATGATCTCCATGAAAGATTATTATTCGTATCGATTCCAAGTGAGAGACAATGAAG GTTTAACTCCAAGGCTCGGTGGCAGACTATTTCAGCAGTATATGGTCGATGCTTTCTCTTCTATAGAGCAGACCAGATTGTGGTGGTTCCGCACACATCAAACTGTGCTGCGGAATGAGCTTTATACCCACATATGTGACTCAGTTAGAAATGGTGATGGACAGTCTAGCAATGTTGGTAAAGGTGTAATTCTGCCTGCTGGATATGTTGGCTCCAAGCGTTACATGCAGCAGAATTTTCAAGACGCACTAGCAGTATGTCGGCACGTTGGACATCCGGATGTGTTTCTGACTATGACCTGTAATTCATGGTGGGATGAAATCCAGAAGATGATGCCTTATGTACCAGGATGCATTCCTTCCAATAGCCCAGATATTATTTCAAGAGTATTCCGATTGAAGCTAGAACAATTAACCAATGATGTTAAGAAGAAATCTCAGTTTGGCAAATGCGTTGCAG TCATGTACGTTGTTGAATTCCAAAAGAGAGGCTTGCCACATGTACATATGTTGATTTGGCTTGACGCTCCTTCTAAAaagtatttaaaagaaaatgtcgACAAGTTTGTGTCAGCGGAAATTCCGGATCCTGACATTGATCCTGTTGGTTATGCTGCTGTCAAAGCTTACATGATGCATGGCCCATGTGGACTACAGAACCCGAAGTCTCCATGCATGAAAAATTTCAAGTGCATTCGTCATTTTCCAAAGAA GTACTGTCCAAGAACTATCTTTGATGATAGTGGATTCCCGGTGTATATGCGTCGAAAGCAGAAAATAACAGTCCACGTCCACAAAGCAGATCTGGACAATCAATGGGTGGTCCCATATAACCGGGATTTATTG GGCCATGACACAGCCACAGTTCAAATAACTGGGAAACGGAGAAGACATCAAAATCTCAATGCTGATCAGCCGATTGATGAAATTCAAGCTTACTTTGATGGGAGATACGTTTGTGGTGCTGAGGCTGCCTACAGGATTTTTGGATTTCCTATACATCATAGGACTTTGTCTGTAGAAAGGCTGCCATTCCATTTACCTGGCCTGAAAAATTGTACATTTCATGCTAGCGAACCTCTTCACAGAGTCCTTGAGCGAGAGAAAGACAGGCCAAGCAAACTGGAGGCATTTTTCATTCTAAATAGGTTTGATCCTACAGCCCGTAAATACACATATGACGAAATTCCGCAGCATTTTGTCTGGAATGATAGTCTAAGGAAGTGGACTCCCAGGAAAAGAGGCATGCAGATAGGACGTCTTTCTTACACACATCATAGCAGTGGCGAAGTATGGTACCTGCGAATGCTCCTTACAAAAGTACGAGGTCCGACTTCTTTTGAAGACTTAAAAACTGTCGATGGTGTACTATTACAATCTTTCCGTGATGCGTGTAAGGAATATGGCCTGCTTGACGATGACAAAGAATGGCATGATGTTTTAAATCAATGTTCAGTTGGTGGATTGGCGCCACAGATACGCCAGCTTTTTGTGCATATCATTGTGAACTGTAAGGTCACTGATATCGCTACCCTTTGGACCAACCACTGGAAGCAGATGGTCGATGATATTCTGCTCCAGAGACGATTGTTGAGTGAAAATCATAACCTACAACTGAATGATTTGCAGCTACAGTTCTATGCTCTGGCAG AAATTGATGACTTGCTTCGCGCTATTGGTAAAAGCCTTAAAACTTACTCTCAGCTTCCACAGCCACCATTAAGTTACCTGCATCATGGTACAAATAACCTCATCATCGAAGAAACAAATTATAATCTGGCTGACCTGAAAGCTGAGCATGAAAATCTGATATCAAAGTGCAATGAAGAGCAACTCAATGTCTATGGGAAAGTGCTGGACTCTGTTAAATCTAATGAAGGTGGTTTGTTCTTTGTTTATGGCAGTGGAGGATGTGGTAAGACTTTCCTCTGGAGAACTCTAATAGCCAAATTACGTTCTGAAGGTGATATTGTTCTTCCTGTTGCCTCTTCTGGAATTGCTGCAACTCTCCTACCTGGTGGTCGAACAGCTCATTCGCGCTTCAAAATTCCCATAGTGCTTGATGATTTTTCTCTTTGCAATATAGGTCATAATTCAGATATAGCCGAGCTTATTCGTCAGACAAAACTAATAATTTGGGATGAGGCTCCAATGCAGCATAGATATGCTTTTGAATGTTTAGATAGGTCACTGAGGGACATTATGAAGAGTGTAGATCCTGTTCGGGCGACATTACCATTTGGTGGAATTACAGTGGTTCTTGGAGGTGATTTCAGACAGATATTACCGGTAATAACACAAGGAGACAGAGGTGAAATTGTGTCCGCATGTATCACTCGCTCTCGCCTGTGGTCGATTTGCACCATTTTCTTGCTGTCCAAGAACATGCGACTTAATCAAGGACAATCTCAGGAGGAAATTGACGAGCTTATAAAGTTTGCACAATGGGTACTTGATGCAGGTGATGGAAAGTTGCCTTCTCCGGACAAGTTATTATTCTCTACTGTCAAGGAGGATGACATTTTGATCCCGTCTCAATTCTGTGATGTTGAGAAAGTTAACACTGTGGAGAATATGATATCAAGTACTTTCCCGGACTTTGCTCAGAAAGGCACAGATCCAAGATACCTCAGTGAGAGAGCAATTTTAACTCCTACAAATCAAACTGTAAGTAGTTTGAATTCACTAATCGTACAGAAGTTGCCAGGCCAGTCTGTTTCATACTTCAGCGTAGACAAGGCGGAAGAATTTGGAGGAACTGAAGCTGAGATGAATTCAGCATTCCCAACTGAATACCTTAATTCTATAAACCTTCCAGGCATGCCTCCTCACGATTTGAAGTTAAAAGTCGGAGTAGTTGTTATGTTGATGCGGAATCTCAATCAGACTCTAGGATTATGCAATGGTACAAGAATGATAATCACCAAGTGTCTGAAATTTTGTGTTGAGTGTGAGGTTATATGTGGTTCTTTTGTTGGAACCAAACATTACATCCCACGTATGGAATTATGTCCAAGTGATACTCGCATGCCATATAAGCTCATTAGGAAACAACTGCCTTTACAGATATGCTATGCAATGACTATAAACAAAGCTCAAGGTCAGTCACTTGAAAAAGTTGGATTATTTCTTCCAAAATCAGTATTTACTCATGGACAATTCTACGTCGCAGTTAGCAGAGTTACATCTCCTCAAGGCTTACAAATATTCATTGACAATGAGAGTGGTGAGCCCACAAATGTTACACAAAATGTGGTCTACAAAGAAATCTTCTACTCATTACCAAAGTGTTAG
- the LOC108208511 gene encoding uncharacterized protein LOC108208511, translating into MAASGTSMMASNSENFQNKGMLEMHKDEAIRFICPNFATDYIPGVLKLPREFCVENSSSIPERVLLNVPPRVLWKGLYRNDTFCIEGLEKMMSSYSIKAYHLVLFEYHGGHIFYIKIFNPYGVEISYHIENRTHSGVEIDKKLLTTSGVEEEKLCGTLSFNAYESCKGICDVVVQKKDLRKSAGYAVFEKQGWESLGLVESMDSVKLSYKSRSWVVKLHWQNGKLYMGRNWYSFASAGNLQAGDTIAFQKTEIPQKYAICVFEKDLLGKCNLAGVGQKNGIMDWFKIADLQFISTGEMEIPRVFTKLPGFRIPPIVNLVTCDGQTLIAKYSPERNLLFGMTEMIRKYSIRATDVMIFSLSNNCTFVVSLFKISGMESKYIVAERYGAETVVNSVSEQIRNNAQANLEGVELENATDAAVNAEVDNGGMPIHPISFKVTLKPSHVDKRQHGVYFPPSMYPTYQLWSASTMIRLICGAAISMVSVLRSGKVCRFGKGWSEFTVENKLLEGQVIQLTYVDNLTFLVTIVQ; encoded by the exons ATGGCTGCTTCAGGTACTTCGATGATGGCTTCCAATTCGGAAAACTTTCAAAATAAAG GAATGTTGGAGATGCATAAAGATGAAGCAATTAGGTTTATCTGTCCTAATTTTGCTACAGACTATATACCCGGAGTGCTG AAATTACCAAGAGAGTTTTGTGTGGAGAATAGTAGTAGCATCCCTGAGAGGGTTCTGTTAAATGTACCACCACGCGTGTTATGGAAAGGTTTGTATAGGAATGATACATTCTGCATTGAAGGATTAGAGAAAATGATGAGTTCGTATTCTATAAAAGCTTATCATCTGGTTCTCTTTGAATATCATGGtggtcatattttttatataaagataTTTAATCCTTATGGGGTGGAGATTAGTTATCATATTGAGAATCGAACTCATAGTGGAGTAGAAATAGATAAAAAACTGTTGACAACGTCTGGCGTTGAAGAAGAAAAACTTTGTGGAACATTGTCTTTTAATGCTTACGAAAGCTGTAAAGGAATTTGCGATGTGGTTGTACAGAAGAAGGATTTGCGTAAGAGTGCAGGCTATGCT GTTTTCGAAAAGCAAGGATGGGAAAGTCTAGGACTTGTGGAATCAATGGATTCGGTAAAGCTAAGTTACAAAAGTCGCAGCTGGGTGGTAAAGTTGCATTGGCAGAATGGGAAGCTATACATGGGCCGCAATTGGTATAGTTTTGCCAGCGCGGGTAATTTGCAGGCAGGAGATACTATTGCATTTCAGAAGACGGAGATACCTCAGAAGTATGCAATATGTGTTTTTGAAAAAGATTTATTGGGCAAATGTAATTTGGCAG GTGTCGGGCAAAAGAATGGAATTATGGATTGGTTTAAAATTGCAGACTTACAATTCATCTCCACAGGAGAAATG GAAATACCACGGGTGTTTACAAAGCTTCCCGGCTTCCGCATTCCGCCAATTGTAAATTTGGTGACGTGTGACGGGCAGACACTGATAGCTAAGTACAGTCCAGAGAGAAATCTCCTCTTTGGAATGACGGAAATGATACGCAAATATTCAATAAGAGCAACAGATGTGATGATTTTCTCATTATCCAACAACTGCACATTTGTTGTTTCTCTCTTTAAGATATCTGGTATGGAGTCAAAGTACATTGTGGCTGAAAGATATGGTGCTGAGACTGTAGTCAACAGCGTTTCCGAACAAATTAGGAATAATGCTCAAGCCA ATTTAGAAGGAGTTGAATTGGAGAATGCTACGGATGCTGCTG TGAATGCTGAAGTGGATAATGGTGGAATGCCTATTCACCCTATCAGTTTCAAAGTCACTCTGAAGCCTTCCCATGTTGACAAAAGACAGCATGGAGTG TATTTTCCTCCAAGTATGTACCCCACTTATCAATTGTGGAGCGCTTCAACCATGATAAGGTTAATATGTGGTGCTGCAATTTCAATGGTTTCAGTATTACGTTCCGGGAAAGTATGCAGGTTTGGGAAGGGTTGGTCCGAGTTCACAGTGGAGAACAAACTCTTGGAAGGCCAAGTCATCCAGCTCACCTATGTCGACAACCTGACTTTTCTAGTTACTATTGTGCAGTAG